The proteins below are encoded in one region of Chaetodon trifascialis isolate fChaTrf1 chromosome 11, fChaTrf1.hap1, whole genome shotgun sequence:
- the LOC139338679 gene encoding BTB/POZ domain-containing protein 2-like translates to MKPVVYAYTRFKMAAGDNSGRPPCLNFSGPGPLGNSQPSNSVFSMPASNGGAVGAAGGAQGAARRPNPQLGPGGGESNGVSTGAQPTAQNSLQQSAAAGAAAAGAMATPASNMATTAASNASQAAAPTATPAAASVLVYREPVYNWQATKSTVKERFAFLFNNEVLSDVHFLVGKGIGVQRIPAHRFVLAVGSAVFDAMFNGGMATTSTEIELPDVEPAAFLALLKFLYSDEVQIGPETVMTTLYTAKKYAVPALEAHCVEFLKKNLRADNAFMLLTQARLFDEPQLASLCLENIDKNTGDALAAEGFTDIDLDTLVAVLERDTLGVREVRLFGAAVRWAEAEAHRQQLQPTPENKRKVLGKALTLIRFPLMTIEEFAAGPAQSSILTDREVVSLFLHFTVNPKPRVDFIDRPRCCLRGKECSITRFGQVESRWGYSGTSDRIRFSVNRRIFVVGFGLYGSIHGPTDYQVNIQIIHTDSNTVLGQNDTGFSCDGSANTFRVMFKEPVEILPNVNYTACATLKGPDSHYGTKGMRKVTHESSSTGTKTCFTFCYAAGNNNGTSVEDGQIPEVIFYT, encoded by the exons ATGAAGCCTGTTGTTTACGCCTACACTCGGTTCAAGATGGCTGCTGGAGACAACAGCGGCAGGCCTCCTTGCCTTAATTTCTCCGGCCCGGGTCCTTTGGGAAACAGCCAGCCCAGCAACAGCGTTTTCTCCATGCCAGCATCCAACGGCGGAGCGGTCGGTGCGGCCGGGGGAGCCCAGGGAGCAGCGAGGCGTCCCAACCCGCAGCTGGGGCCTGGCGGGGGAGAGAGCAACGGTGTTTCGACCGGAGCTCAACCGACTGCGCAGAACTCCCTGCAGCAGTCCGCTGCGGCAGGTGCTGCGGCAGCCGGAGCCATGGCTACCCCGGCGTCCAACATGGCAACCACCGCAGCGTCAAACGCGTCCCAGGCGGCAGCACCTACTGCCACTCCCGCAGCTGCGTCTGTGCTGGTGTACCGAGAGCCAGTGTACAACTGGCAGGCAACGAAGAGCACCGTGAAGGAGAGATTTGCTTTCCTCTTCAACAACGAAGTACTCAGTGACGTTCATTTTTTAGTGGGCAAGGGAATCGGGGTTCAGAGGATACCTGCGCACAG GTTTGTTCTTGCTGTGGGGAGCGCAGTGTTTGATGCCATGTTCAACGGTGGGATGGCGACGACCTCAACGGAGATCGAGCTTCCTGATGTAGAACCGGCTGCTTTTCTGGCCCTCTTAaa GTTTCTCTACTCTGATGAGGTCCAGATTGGGCCTGAGACGGTGATGACCACGCTATATACAGCTAAGAAGTATGCAGTGCCAGCACTGGAGGCCCACTGTGTGGAGTTCCTGAAGAAGAACCTGAGAGCCGACaatgctttcatgctgctcACACAG GCACGGTTGTTTGATGAGCCTCAGCTTGCCAGCCTCTGTCTAGAAAACATTGACAAGAACACTGGTGATGCTCTTGCTGCTGAAGGCTTTACAGACATAGATTTGG ATACATTGGTGGCAGTATTGGAGAGGGATACCCTCGGGGTGAGGGAGGTGCGCTTGTTTGGCGCTGCAGTGCGTTGGGCAGAGGCGGAGGCtcacaggcagcagctgcagccaacgCCCGAGAACAAGCGCAAAGTCTTGGGCAAAGCTCTCACACTCATCCGCTTCCCCCTCATGACCATTGAGGAGTTTGCTGCAG GTCCAGCCCAATCCAGTATTCTGACTGACAGGGAGGTGGTGAGTCTCTTCCTCCACTTCACAGTAAACCCAAAGCCTCGTGTAGACTTCATTGACCGGCCACGTTGCTGCCTCCGCGGGAAGGAGTGCAGCATCACCCGTTTTGGACAGGTGGAGAGCCGCTGGGGTTACAGCGGGACAAGTGACCGCATACG gtTCTCAGTAAACAGAAGGATATTTGTGGTCGGGTTCGGTCTCTACGGTTCTATACACGGACCCACAGACTACCAAGTTAACATACAG atcattcacacagacagtaacacagtgCTGGGCCAGAATGACACAGGCTTCAGCTGTGATGGGTCCGCCAACACTTTCAGAGTCATGTTCAAAGAACCAGTGGAGATATTACCCAACGTCAACTACACTGCCTGTGCTACACTGAAG GGTCCAGACTCTCATTATGGTACAAAAGGAATGCGAAAGGTGACACACGAGTCATCATCCACTGGCACAAAAACGTGTTTCACCTTCTGCTACGCTGCGGGAAACAACAACGGCACTTCTGTAGAGGACGGACAGATTCCTGAGGTCATCTTCTACACATAG
- the LOC139338456 gene encoding elongation factor 2b: protein MVNFTVDQIRAIMDKKSNIRNMSVIAHVDHGKSTLTDSLVSKAGIIASSRAGETRFTDTRKDEQERCITIKSTAISMYYELGENDLAFIKQSKDGNGFLINLIDSPGHVDFSSEVTAALRVTDGALVVVDCVSGVCVQTETVLRQAIAERIKPVLMMNKMDRALLELQLETDELYQTFQRIVENVNVIISTYGEDEGGPMGNIMIDPVIGTVGFGSGLHGWAFTLKQFAEMYVAKFMKKDTQLEPAERCKKVEDMMKKLWGDRYFDPNAGKFSKTATGPDGQKLPRTFSQLVLDPIFKVFDAIMNFKKDETAKLIEKLDVKLDSEDKEKEGKPLLKAVMRRWLPAGEALLQMITIHLPSPVTAQKYRCELLYEGPGDDEAAMGIKNCDPKAPLMMYISKMVPTSDKGRFYAFGRVFSGCVSTGLKVRIMGPNFTPGKKEDLYIKPIQRTILMMGRYVEPIEDVPCGNIVGLVGVDQFLVKTGTITTYEQAHNMRVMKFSVSPVVRVAVEAKNPADLPKLVEGLKRLAKSDPMVQCIIEESGEHIIAGAGELHLEICLKDLEEDHACIPLKKSDPVVSYRETVTEESDQMCLSKSPNKHNRLFMKSRPFPDGLAEDIEKGDVTARQELKARARYLADKYEWEVTEARKIWCFGPDGTGANLLIDMTKGVQYLNEIKDSVVAGFQWATKEGALCEENMRAIRFDIHDVTLHADAIHRGGGQIIPTARRVLYACQLTAQPRLMEPVYLVEIQCPEQVVGGIYGVLNRKRGHVFEESQVMGTPMFVVKAYLPVNESFGFTADLRSNTGGQAFPQCVFDHWQILQGDPNDPATRPFQVVAEIRKRKGLKEGIPSLDNYLDKL from the exons GGCCATCTCTATGTACTACGAGCTTGGAGAAAACGACCTGGCGTTTATCAAGCAGAGTAAAGATGGAAACGGCTTCCTTATCAACCTGATTGATTCTCCGGGTCACGTCGACTTCTCCTCGGAGGTCACTGCTGCCCTCAGGGTAACTGATGGAGCCTTGGTGGTGGTGGACTGTGTGTCAG gtgtgtgtgtacagactGAGACTGTACTGCGACAGGCCATCGCTGAGCGCATCAAGCCGGTCCTGATGATGAACAAGATGGACCGGGCCCTtcttgagctgcagctggagacagaTGAGCTCTACCAGACTTTTCAGCGTATCGTGGAGAACGTCAACGTCATTATCTCCACCTATGGAGAGGATGAGGGGGGGCCCATGGGGAACATCATG ATTGACCCGGTCATTGGTACAGTCGGGTTCGGCTCTGGTCTCCACGGCTGGGCTTTCACCTTGAAgcagtttgcagaaatgtatGTGGCTAAGTTCATGAAAAAAGATACTCAGTTGGAACCAGCAGAGAGGTGTAAGAAAGTGGAGGACATGATGAAGAAGCTGTGGGGAGACAG ATATTTTGACCCAAATGCCGGCAAATTCAGTAAGACTGCCACCGGTCCTGATGGCCAGAAGTTACCCCGCACCTTCTCCCAGCTCGTTCTGGACCCCATCTTTAAG GTGTTTGATGCCATCATGAATTTCAAGAAGGATGAGACAGCCAAACTAATTGAGAAACTGGACGTCAAACTGGACTCGGAGgacaaggagaaagaggggaagcCCCTGCTGAAGGCAGTGATGCGTCGCTGGCTGCCTGCCGGAGAGGCCCTGCTCCAAATGATCACCATCCACCTGCCCTCCCCCGTCACTGCACAGAAATACCGCTGTGAGCTGCTTTATGAAGGGCCGGGAGACGACGAGGCTGCCATGG GCATTAAGAACTGTGATCCAAAGGCTCCTCTGATGATGTACATTTCCAAGATGGTGCCAACCAGCGACAAGGGTCGTTTCTACGCCTTTGGCCGTGTGTTCTCTGGCTGTGTGTCCACTGGTCTGAAGGTGCGCATCATGGGGCCAAACTTCACCCCTGGCAAGAAGGAGGACCTCTACATCAAACCCATCCAGAG GACCATTCTGATGATGGGCAGGTATGTGGAGCCTATTGAAGATGTCCCATGTGGCAACATCGTCGGTCTCGTTGGAGTAGACCAGTTCCTGGTTAAGACAGGGACCATTACCACCTATGAACAA GCCCACAACATGAGGGTGATGAAGTTCAGTGTGAGCCCTGTGGTCAGAGTTGCCGTAGAAGCCAAGAACCCTGCTGACCTGCCCAAGCTGGTGGAGGGGCTGAAGCGTCTGGCCAAGTCTGACCCCATGGTGCAGTGCATCATCGAGGAGTCCGGGGAGCACATCATCGCCGGAGCAGGAGAGCTGCACCTGGAGATCTGCCTGAAGGACCTGGAGGAGGACCACGCCTGCATTCCACTGAAG AAATCAGATCCAGTTGTGTCTTACAGAGAGACAGTGACGGAAGAATCAGACCAGATGTGTCTGTCCAAGTCCCCCAACAAGCACAATCGTCTCTTCATGAAGTCCCGTCCCTTCCCTGACGGCCTGGCTGAAGACATCGAGAAGGGGGATGTTACCGCTCGGCAGGAGCTCAAAGCTCGTGCACGTTACCTCGCAGACAAGTATGAGTGGGAAGTGACAGAAGCCAGGAAGATCTGGTGCTTTGGTCCTGATGGAACCGGGGCCAACCTGCTGATAGACATGACAAAGGGGGTTCAGTACCTCAACGAGATCAAGGACAGCGTGGTGGCCGGTTTCCAGTGGGCCACTAAAGAG GGTGCTCTGTGTGAGGAGAATATGCGCGCCATTCGCTTTGACATTCATGATGTGACACTGCACGCAGACGCCATCCACCGCGGCGGAGGACAGATTATTCCCACAGCTCGGAGGGTCCTGTACGCCTGCCAGCTCACCGCTCAGCCACGACTCATGGAGCCCGTATACCTGGTGGAGATACAG TGCCCAGAGCAGGTGGTCGGTGGGATCTATGGCGTGCTCAACAGGAAAAGAGGTCATGTGTTTGAGGAATCCCAAGTGATGGGCACGCCCATGTTTGTGGTGAAAGCCTACCTCCCTGTCAACGAGTCCTTTG GATTCACAGCTGACCTGCGCAGTAACACTGGAGGCCAGGcttttcctcagtgtgtgtttgaccacTGGCAGATTCTCCAGGGAGACCCCAACGACCCCGCCACCAGACCCTTCCAGGTTGTCGCTGAGATTAGGAAACGCAAAGGTCTGAAAGAAGGCATTCCTTCCCTCGACAACTACTTGGACAAACTGTAA